The sequence GGATTTGCCACGTGGCCTGGGGCTGCTCACTCGTCTCTGCAAGGGGACAGAATCTCCAGCCTCACAGGCGGCCATCAGACAATTAATTACCAGACAAGTGTGCCCAGCCCTGGAGGCTGTGGACCATCCTCCCCCAGGCCGGTGCCACCAGCCCAGCCTCAAAGATAATGAgcttcccagccccctccccgcGCCCCTGCTCTTGGCTCCACATTAGCCCCCACCCTTGGGGCCCTCAGCGCTGATGGGGATGATGCCACAGGGATAATGGGGGCTGAGTGGTGTTATTATCTCCCCAGCCTCTCAACGGATGCTTCCCTGACAGAGTCCTGCTGATGAGCTGCCACCAAGGGAGGGGACAGCTGGCTTGTGCGGGCTGGGTGGGCACAGCAAGGGAGACTTCACCACCACCGCCTTCCACGAAAGCACCCGGCCCTCCTGGAGGGAGACCTGGCCGCTGAGCCCGAGCTGCACCTCAGGGGCTGCAGTCTGCCCAGAGCTCTGGACACAGGACAAGGGGAGGGGCGGGAacaaccccacccctcctgccttcctctctggCCACAATGTCCAAGGTGGCTGGGAGTGGACCCCCCACTACAAACCTCCCCCAGCTCCTGAGTCCCATAGGCATCTGCCCTCCTACCCCCAACGGGTGCCAACCCAGTTCCAGGCGGGGAGATGGTTCCACAGTGTTCCCTGGGTGGGTCActgccccaggccctgcctggTGTCCTCGAGGGGCTTTGAGGAACCAAGTTAAATGTCTGCAGCACCAGGGAGGGGCGTGGCTGCGTGTCCTGCCACCTCTGCCTGGTAGGTGCCATCAACGGGCTTCCAGAGGCCTCAACTTACTGTCTGCAGGAGGGGGACGAGCCCCATCTCTTGAGGGCCTGGGGCCTGGCAGCTGTGTGGAAGTGATCCCTAGCAGGAATCAGGGGGGGGCCGCCTGAGTCTGTTACCCCCACCTGGCATGGGCACCCTCCCTGACAAACCCACCGTACACACCTCCTCCCCCAGGAGGCCGAGGAGTAACGCAGCCTTGGTGGGCACCAGGAGCAGTGTGACATCTGGCGAGCTCAGGGTGAGaggccccctcccccatccaGCCTCCAAGCCTCAGCCTGTGCTGCGGAAGCCAGGCCCCTGCCCTGGCAAgccccctgtattagtctgttttctgttgcttgcaatgGAATACCTAAAGctggctgatttataaagaacaatttgtttcttatagttctggaagctgggaagcctCAGGTCTGGGTgcacatgtggtgagggtcttcttcctggtgTGGACCCTCTGCAGAGTCCCGTGTtggtgcagggtgtcacatgtcACCCTGAGCGTGACCGTATTGCTAGGGCTGAGCAAGAGCGTGTTCATGTGCCCTCCTCATAgagccaccagtccacactcattataacccacccatccattaatacactcatgagggcagggccctaGCAATACGATCATGTCCCCAAAGCCCCCAACTGCACCCTGCCACCTTGGGGATCAGGCTTCCACATGAGCTTGGAGGGAACATGTTCAGACCATggccccctccctgtccccagctcATACATAGCCTCGCCCAAACGTCCCCTATCCAGGCTGGTGATGGTCCCCAAGAACGCTCTCCAGCCTTCCGGCTCTGCCCCCGGGCGTCCGTGCCTGCCGGGTCAACATCGCTCTCCTGCAGCCGGAAGGCCGGGCCTGGATGGTGATTTTCCTTTCCAGCAGTGgtttctggggggggggggggggggggagggggccaGCAGGTGTCGGGGGGAGGCTGGGAGACTGGAGGGCAGCGGGGCCCATGCTCGAAGCTTACCCCAGAGGTCTGAGTAAGCTCCATGTGAGAGGCGCCCACCCCCTCCTCTCAGTGCCTCTGGCAGCAATTTCTACCTCACTGACCCTACACTGCTCAGAGGAGCTCCTAGCCCAGGGCTAGGTGTTCCtgtgcaggtggtgggggtggcAAGGCCTgtacctctcccctcccctgccccctccaggcTGGGACAAGAGTCCAGTGGGCCTGGGTCTCAGAGAGGGTCAGATAGGGGACTCCCCACCTACACACGCTCGGGTGTGAGCAGACCTTCTTCCTGGGGGCTGCTAAGGAGAGCTCCCTGCAACCCTGCTGATCCCCCATCTGAGCCCAGTGTGCCCTGGCAGTGGGAgttggcctgggctgggggtgggcacTGACCTGGGGAACGGGGAGGGGCTGCCCCAGAGAGCTCAGCCTGAAGATTCCCTCCCTGAGTCAGATCTGCTCAGCAGCATGTGGGGCTTCAGGCGGAGTGAGTACCCCCTCCCAAAAGGCATGTGAGCTGAGGCTAGGGGCCCCTTGGGGTGCCTGGGGAGGAGAGGGTGATGCTGTGATCCTAGAGGGTGTCCTGAGGCCTTGAGACTCCTCAGGGTGCAGGGactggtgggggcaggagggaaagcTGGGTGTCCCAGCTCTGGGCTGGACACGTTCCCCAAGGCTCAGGGACTCCTGGCCCTCATCTCCCGTGGGTTGGGACAGTGGGATCCCGGCTGCACAGGGGACTGAGAGGCCTGCCCAAAGGGACAGCAAGCAGAGGCCACACCCtgggccacaagccacaggcagACAGCTAACATGCTCTTTAttagggggtgggggacagggaatGCAGGATGGGTCCCGTCCCTGGCTGGGCCCGCCCCGTCACTGGTAGCCGGCCAGCTGCAGGACGGTGGGGTAGCGGGCGCGGCGGGCCATGCACTTCTGGCGGTCTATGAAGAGGCTGTTGGTCTTGACAGCAATGTCCTTCTCCAGGCTCAGACGTGTGTCCTCCAGGTTGTGCAGCGACTGCTCTGCTTCCAGAAGCTTCTCCCTCAGCGCTGTGAGGGACATGTTCAGCTCCTCCTCCTCACTCACCAGCCTGTGCGGGGTTGGGGGGCATTGTGAGTCGGGGCTGCAAATAAATGCTGGGGACCCTGGGCGGGGAAGGGGTTCTTGCCAAGGTGCCGTAGAAGGACCCCAAAGGTACACCCATCAGAAAAGGGGCCCTAAAACGCTATAGGAGAGGGCGTGCGCCCCTCGATGGGTCCCCGGGAGCCGAGTGGGAGGGTCCTTGCGTGGAGTGAGTGGAGCCCTAGAAGGTAGTGGGGGAGGGGGCGCCCGAGTGCAACAGCGCCACTGTGTGGCGGTGACCAGCAGTGGCAGCGCAGGCTGGCCAGGACCTTAGCGCTTCTCTCCCTGGTGTATGGAGGTGCCAAGTTTTCTTGAATAAATTGAGAGGCCGGGAATGAGAAGAAGAGGGTACTTGTGCTTAGAAGGACAACTGGGCAGTCGACAAACCAGGAGAACAGAAGTCATGACCCACCCCTGACTCAAGCCAGGGATGCGGGTCATGCCTGCCAAGTCAGAGGTGTGGGTGGTGGCctgtggggcagggctgggcccagCAGCCCTGTGGACTCAGGGAGCTCAGCCTGTCAGACCCCAAGATCCCTCACCAGGAGGACTAGCCAGCACAGGGCAGGGCACGCCATGTGGGAAGTGGCATCCCAGCGTCAGAGCCCAGCACTCTCGGGCCCCCACCATGGACTGCGTCCAGTGTCCAGTGCCTGTGCATATGCACATGCGAGGCTGCTGGCTGCCACCAGAGTCTCTCCTGTGAGCTTCTTCGGGGCGTGTGAGGGTGGGGGTGTTCATGGGAGCGATGGAGGCCAGGGAGACGGATTGGGGTGCTTGATGGTGCACAGGGCCACCCGGTGCACCTGTACTGGGCGGCATCGCGGCACAGCTCCACGTTGGGCCGGTGTGAGCGCTGGTACAGACGGGTCTGGGCCACTCGCAGGGGAGCCTCCTTGTCTTTGATGGCCTGCTTCAGCGCCGCAGCATTCTGCTCCTGGTCTGTGATCTCCCGCAGCGTCTGCAGAAGGATGGTGCCCATGGGCCCGAGCTGGCCTGGGCCTGGGGCAAGGAGGGTGCCAACATCCCACCCTAGCATATGAGAAGGGCCCAGCCAGCCCCTTCCTCCTTGCCTGGCTGGGCCATCTGAACCCCCACTGGAGGCGCCCCAGGACTGCGGCTGTGTCCAGCAGGGCAGCCCTGTCTACTGACTCTCTGGGAGGCGTGGAGTAGGGAGAATGTGCATGGACCCTTGAGCCCTCCAAGGTCACCCAGAGGGCTCTGGTGAGTCAGCGCACACAGCCTGTTGTCCCCTATCCTTGGACTGAGAGCCCCCAGCCCTGGTCTGAGAGCCTCAGCCTCGGTGGTCACCAGGCCCCCAACCCAGGTCAAGAATGCAGGGGACTGGGAGCAGTAGAGGCTATGCTGAGAACCGAGTCAGAGCCTGTTGGCTCCGGCCAGAGTTGGCGGAGACACCACCCTAGGCCCCAtgcaccccacctccaccctctaTCCTCTGCCTCACACCTGGTCAGCAGACCACCCCAATGTCACCTGGTTTGACATTTGCTTAACCAGAGTCCAGAGAGGTGTGGACTGCCTGCTTCTGGGTCCCTCAAGGTGGGCGGGTCGGAAGGGGGACAGGCCTGGTGGTGACCGGCATGGAGAGGTCGCAAGCAGCAGGCCCCCGGGGCCCACCTGGCTCAGGTGGCGCTGCAGCTTGCCGCGCGCGTCCTCCAGCTCCTCGCAGCGCCTCCCAAAGGCCAGGTTCACGGCGTCGCACTGCAGCCGGAGGTCCTCCGCGGTGTCCTGCAGCACATGGTCCACCAGCGCCCGCAGGCCCACCGAGGCCAGGTGCTCGCGCTCCGCGTGCTGCAGGTTGTCCTGCGTGAACTTGGCCCACGTCTCAGGCGTGGAGGCGCTGCGGGCGGGGGGCGTGCCGCGGTCGGGGGGCGCCTGCCGACGGCTGCGGGGCCCGCCCGCGCCCCCCCTCTCACGCACCCCCACGTTCCCCAGCCCCCCTCCCGCTCCCGGAACCCCCCAGCGCTCCCTCCCCCCTgcaccctcccccgcccccccagccCTCCTTTTGCAGCGCCGCCAAGGACGGTGGTCTCGCGCCCTCTGCCGGCCGTATGCGGAGATGCAGCCCAGGCCCGCCGCCCGGGTCCCCTGGTGCTGGCGTGGCGCTGGGCCTGGGCAGGGGTCTTGCTCATGTCTCCGAGGGCCTTAGCGGCCGGAGCTGGCTGCCCCGGCAGGGTGCGCTCACCTCTCCTGGAGCTTGGCAGAGTGCGGGTGGCGCTGCACGGAGGTGTCCTCGCTGTGGTAGCGCGCGCAGGTCTCGTCGATGCTGTAGGCCTGCAACTTGTCGGACCAGTCCATCTCGCAGGTCTGCTTGTGCTCGCGGTTTAGCCTGGGGGCACGGGTTTGTGCCGGAGGGGAAGCTCAGTGCCAGGCCTCATCCGCCCGGGGTGGGTCCTCGCCTGGTCCTCCCCAGGCCCCTTCGAGCAGACGCCAGCTGGGCTCTAGACGCTCAGGCCCCTAGGCTGGGCCCCCACCCAGCCCTGACCTGAGACAACCCCCtgttctctctgagcctcctggtTGTGTCTCCTGATATCCCGCCCCAGGGCCAGCCCCACGGGTCGAGGTCAGAGGTCATATGTTGGACAGCCCTGAAGCACCTGATCTGGTTCATGGCTTGCATGATGGTCCGCTTCAAGAGTTCCTGAATGTTCCGGATGAGCTCGgcttcctgggggaggaggagagccCGCCTGAGCACCAGAACCCCCTGCCCCTGGTCTCTGGTGAGGGTCTGAGGACGGCCCACTCTCAGCCCCTTGAACACTGGGGAGGAGCTGAGACTTGGGGCCTGACCCCTGGCTTGGTGCCTTGAGCCAGACCCGCACCCTGTTGATCCTCAGTCTTTTTTCCTGGAAAATGGGGGCATGAGCCCAGCTCTTTCTCATTGGGTCTATTCTGGGCTTTTGAACATTTATCTGGTGCATTGTAAGTGGGGTATTTTCTTTGGGGAACTTCTATGGGCCACTGAGAGAGTCACCTTGTGGCAGTTCCCATGCGCCTTGTCCttactccacccccaccctgggctTTGGGGTCATCCCGGCAGCGTCCTCACATACTGAGGGGCGTCAGCCTGCCCTTTTGCCCCTGGGACAGCCTCTGAGGACCCCAAGTCGTGGGGGACCAGATGCCCTCCCTGGGTATTCATTTGTGCATGAACCACCCTCTCCCTGTGACATGAGTTTCACCTCCATTGTGTTCTAAATTCACATGTGTCTAGTCCTGCTCTATTCTGTCGTCCGTCTCCTCACTCCTGCACCACCATTGGTGTTTCCATATCAAACAGGTGGAGCAAGGGCAAGGACTGGGGGTCCCTGGCTCAGGGCAGAGGGGTTTGCACAGGAGCCTTGGGAGCTCTTAAGAAGCTGTGAGGTGAACACGGGTCTCCCTGGGCCCCCTAGGCCTGCTGTTTACTACTTGCATCTCTCATTAATGTCCACAGGCCTGCAGCCCATTCACAGGGGAGGCCCCATTCACTGAGAGGAGGAGAATTCTGCAGAGCCAGGACCTGGGGCCAGGCCTGAGTCACCTCCTAGTCCTTCGTGGGCTGCCCCAAGGAAGCTCTTGCTGGGTTTGGAGAGTACAGGGGACTTTGGAGAAGGGAGGGGCTCTTTGAGGCTGGGGCTCTGTGTGGGATGCATGGGTACAAGTAGCTCCCAGCCCACCTGCTCCGGTCCACACCTGCAGCACTGGCCTGGCCTGGATTGCTACCTGGAGAGTAGCTGTCCCTGCCAGGGGCATCTGGGTGGGAGGGGGTCTTGTGGCTCAGCCTCAGGGAGAACAAGAACAAGCTTAATTTGCTTGAACTTGAAGTGGGCTGAAAGGGGAAGGGTTCCAAAAGAGGGTTGCTTGGAAGTCAGGTGCCAAATGGGGGCAAAAGCCACCTCCTGTGACTAAAGGAACAGGTCCCCAGTCCCCAGGGGTCCTGCATGTGCAGGGGGTGTGGGCTCTGTGTGTACCTGCGTACAGCCAGGTAGGCACACAGGTGCCAGTGCCTCTGCGCCCCTGTGGCCTGGGTTGTCCACGTGAACTGCCCAGAGCTCCCTCCCTCTTGGTGCCCCTGCGGCCCACCCTGGCCCAGTGCAGGGTGTGCTCCCTGGAGAAAGGCGAGGGGCGCCCAATGGCACCTTCAGCAGCTCCGTCTCCACGTGGTCGTGCACAAGGTCAGGGTGCTGGCGGCGTTCACGGCACTGCAGGTTGTCAGTGGCGATGGCGTAGGGCACTGCTGTGGCTTCCAGGGCACACTCCAGCCTCTGCTTCTGGGCCAGCAGCAGGTCGGTCTCAGCGATCAGCTCATCCACCTGACGCTGCAGCTCCGACTTCCAGTAGTGTGTGTCCTGCAGGCGCTGGCCCACCTTCTGCGTGGAGTCCTGCTGCGTGCGCCATGCCAGGGCCTGCGTCTCAGCCACCAGCTGCTGGCTCTCGTGTCGCTGCTGCTCCGACCGGTCGCGGTCCGCAAAGGCCTGGTGGTAGCGGGCGTAGCAGCTCTGGAACCATTCGTCCACCAGGTACTTGGCTGTGCGGAAGCCGGCGGTGGCCAGGCCTGAGGACGTGTGGGCACCCGTGTTGCGGGCCACATCGTACACCTTGGGGGGCAGCTCACACAGCTCTATTGTCTGCGGGGCCGGCTGCTTGGTCAGGAGCACGTCCGTCTGCGCCATGGTGCCGCTCCCCAACCAGTGGTCGTGGGGAGCGAGGGGGGAGGGTCGCTGGCACGGTCAGCCAGGCACAGTCAGCTGGGCAGAGCCAGCCACTCTGTCCCCAGAGCAGGTCACGACTCCTAGTCTCCCCGAGACACTGTACACACCAAGGCCCTCCTGTTGCTGGGCAACGTGGATCCCCcccagtgggggagggggggttcaGTGGAGCAGAACTTCCCTCTTAAAGTACCAGCCAGTCCCGGGCTCTGTTCTGTCctcaggggcaggggtggggggcgcTGCCCAAAGCCCGCTGCCCCTTGTTGGTTCATCCACCCTTTGACTCCCAATTCCCTTATCTGAGCCTTGtcctgtgctgggctctgggatCAGCTCACTTTGAGACCCCGTCAGGGTGGAGGGGCTGGAGCTGTCAGGGGGGCCTCAGGGGAGCATTTGGGGGCACTGGTGGTGGCACTTTTATCCTAATATCTGCAGTGCTGCAGGTGGCTTCTCTCCGTGCCTCATGTCCCAGCACCGGCCCCAACACCATGCCTATGGCAGGCACCCACCGGGGCAGTGTCTGCTGGGACACTGGCCACATCTGCTCCTGGGACCACTGCCCAAGGGCCAGGCCCACATCATCTCCCGCTCCTCCTTCCATGTCCCAGCCGGGGTCTCTGCCAGGGCACGGTGGGGAGGTGGGCCTGCTCTTTGATGGGGAGTTGAATCTGGCCTCTGGGTGGGCGCCAGTGTCGGGGAGGAGGCAGGTCCCACCTGGGAAGGCTGTCCCCAAGGCCAACCAGGGCCGGGCTGCGTGGGCAGAAGCATGAGGGTCCTGGGGAGCCCCCAGCCCAGGGGCGATGCCCACTGTGGCCAGCAGAGGGTGCCATTGGCCATAAAATGCTGCCAGACACCTGCTCCTCTGGGTTCTGCATCCCCTCAGCTGGCCTGGAACACTCAGCCTGGTGGCCATTCAGCCCCTCTGCCTCAGCCTCTCTGGAGACACCCCCCAACAGTCCTCTTAGCAGGAAActcacacccctcccccagtGCATGTCCTGTAGCCCCTGCctcctccatcccctcccccgCCACCTTTGACCAGGCTGTTCCTTCCTCCtggcacccctcccccagccaacATCTGTCCCCTGAACTTCAGAGCCAGGCGACCTTGGGCAACCTCTCGGCTGCAAGCTCCAGGTACCCTGAGTCTTGCCTGCACAGGACTCCCAGGCTAATGGGGGAGATGGAGTCTCAGCACAGGCTCACCCAGTGACAGGACAGTCGCCAAGGCAGGGACTCTGGGCCTTCCTGGTCCCTGCGGCAGCAGCCCCCTCAGCCCCCAGCCTGCAGTCCAGAGGCCAGAGGTGCTCATGAAATGAAGACACCCCGGGAAGAGCTCCTGAGTTggatcctggctctgcccttgTCAATCGTGTGGCTGGGCAAGTTGCCTGCTCCCaacctccgtttcctcatctgggaaGTGGGGTGACACCAGCCGTGTGGAGGGGCAGCCATGGGCACAGCTTGAGCAGAAACGGTAAGAGACCTGCCTGGTGTCCGGCCCCCTCAGCCCCTTCCTGCCCCATGCAGTGCCAGGACTCTGCCGGGAATCCCCCCACGTGGGGCTGTCATGGGTGAGGCCTGCACGGACTGGATGGGCACAGCCAGGAGTTGGGGGGCAGAGCTGCAGCTGAGCAGGGGCAGGTGGTGGGGCTCAttggatttgtttgttttcaagttGCATTTGTGAGGGGAGAATTGAGCCCCGGGATGCGGGGAGTTTCCAAAGGCAGAATCCCCAGCACCTTTctccccaggcagccctgtgggACACCCTGCGTCAGGTCCACCCTCAAAGTGCTCCTCCCCTGGGGTCTGCTAGCCAGCGCAGGGCCCTCAGACACACATATGTCCTACTGGGTCTTGGCCTCACACACCCCAGGGTGTAGTCAGGGGGTGTCTGTTAGAAACCCCTGGTCAGGGCCTAGAGATGGGGAGGGCAGGGCAAAGGTCTCCCGGGGCTGGGCAGCCTCCAGGGTTGGAGGGCGGTGGGACTTGGCTCTGTGACAGGTGTCTCTGTGACAGGGACAACTTGGAGGGACAGAGGGGGCCACTTGGGGGTTGCAGGAGTCCACCCGCCCCAGTCAGTATCCTTCTTCCTCTGACCTCAGGCCAGCCTGGAGGTGGCTGCAGAACCAGTGACCCTGGCTGCAGAAGGACACTTCagctgctgggctgctggggcaCTGACCTCGGACACTGGGTGGCTCATCCCCATCCACACAAAGCTGGGGACCTTGGTCTGGCCTGCAGCTCTCATGGTCCTCCCTGGAAGCATGTGTGACCATCCTCGTCCTTCCGTGGGGCTTAGATGCACTGGGGTCACCCTGGAACAGTGGCAACCCATGCCACATCCTGTCCCCAGGGCCCACTCCTGGTGCCATTAATGGAGTGGGCCTGTCCAAAGGACCCTCCTGctgggcccagcccagccccctcagAGACCCAaagcccctccctcctcctgtctCTGGGCGGAAAGTTGCCAGATGGGAGCCAGAGCCTCCGTCTCTACCACCGAGCACCCCCAGGAGGCCCAGGTGGCCACAACgggcccaaggtcacacggaCGTGAGAGGGAGAGACACGGCCATCTGGCCTCCTCTAACCGCCCTACCTCGCTCGCTCCCACCTGGAATGACAACTCAAGGAGCCTCCGGTCCTCTGAGCAGACCCCCCCTGCCGGGTGGAGGCAGGTGGCATGTCCCTGTGCCATCTCTCCCACAGTCAAGGGAACTTTTTAATAACGAGAGGATTTGGAGCAGCTCAGACAGCCCTGAGCCTGGGCCCCTGGGGAGGAGACCTGCTCTGCAGAGTCATGGTGCCACCACAGCAGGTGCTGGGGAAGCCAGCGGGCAGGTGCCATGGTGCCCTGCACAGAAGGGGCCagcctggggcagggggagaggagggagcccAGTGGCCCAGAGCGTGATCCAGAGGCCTAGAGGTTGGgcttgggggagggaggtttgggagTGCTTCCTGGAAGAAGAGTCCTCTAGGCCGAACCTTGAAGGGCACACAGTCTGGATGGGAGTGGGGGCACTTGCAAAGCTGCAGGGAGATCCTGAGGTTGGGGGGTACCTCCCTGGTGGTCCCCAAGGCAGCTGTGgaaacccccccacccccacggaGGTGTCAAGCTGCAGTGAGATGGGAGGATTCAGGAGGGTGGACAAGGGGATGAGGATGGGCTAGGGGTagcaggagggcagggagggagccAGGAGCAGCCCAGCAGCCTGGCCGGCAGCGGAGGCCAGCACCGGACCCACGTCTCTCTGCTAGGCAAGCCGTGGAGGACAGGGAGGCTGACAGAGGGTGACAGTTCTCTCCACTCAGCTCATGTCCTGGCCTCTCCTCACCCAGGGGGGCAGGTGCAGATGGGTGGGGCTCTGGGATGCGGCATGTGTGAGTCAGTTTACCTGCCCCAGTGTGAGTGGCTGCATGTGGCTGTCTGAGCAGTTGTGTCCACCTTCAGGACTCGGGGGGTGCTCTGGAAATCCCCAGCATGGGTGGCATGTAATCCACACCCTCGaggctgtgtgacctggagctGGCACGTGAccgtgcctcagttttcccatctgtaaaatgtggataaggACAGTTCCTCCCTCGTGGGTGTTAGAGGATGGAATAGGATGGCACGCAGTCCTTCCCAGGCAGTTCTGGGCCCGTCAGGTGGAGAAGCCAGCCCGGACTGGAGAGAAGACTGGATCCAGACCAGGCGGGGGAGGGGTCCTGACCAGCTCCCTatcctgggccccacccagaaAGGTCCTAGGCAGCAGGGGTTGAGCCGGACGCTGTCCCCTTGACCTTCCCTCTCACCCTGAACCTCCACCCTTCAGGCATATCCAAGTTAAATGGTTTTTAGAAGAAGCCATGAAACTccacaatgaaacaaaatagtgTGTAGACACCAATTGCAGTGGCAGACAAGTGTCTGTTGAAGGGATTGGAGGAATCGTCAGACGCAGATCGATGGGCCCCGAGATATAAAATCACTTTTATAAAGAGACTTCTGCCCAACAAAATGGAACAGGACAGAGATGAGATttgggagggagggctggggcctGGATGGGCACGGAGAGTGCCCGTGGGGACAGCAGGGGCATCTCAGCTCCTCCGATGGTGACCTCGTCAGCCGCCCCAACATGCCAGGGCCCCTCGGTCTGTAAATCACCACGTGGGCTGAGGTAGGAGCCTTTGTTCCTGTTATCACTGCTTGACTATTGTGGTATAAATCACATAACAGAAACTGCATTTTAAGCatcttaaagtatacaatttgatggTATTTAGTACACTCACAAGGTCACGTAATCATCACGGCTATCTAGTTCCACaatgttttcatcaccccaaaaggaagcCCTAAGCCCACCAGTGGTCACTCGCCGactctcccaccccagcccccaacaGCCCCTGAtccacttcctgtctctgtggGTCCCCTCTTCTGGATGTTTCATATGAATGAAGTCATGCACTGTGTGATCTTCCATGACTGGTTCCATCACCAGCATGATGTCCATCCACATCGAGCGTGGGTCAGAACTtcgttccttttcatggctgaataatattccatcacatGGACAGGCTGCATTTTGTTTACCTGTTCATCTATTCACCAACACTTGGGTTATTTCtgccttttgactattgtgaacatGCCTGTACgcatttttgtttgaacacctgttttcagttcttttgggtatgttATTTTTACAATGGTAGACACCACTTGAAAAGTCTCAAAGACCATGACTTTGAAAACATGACAATGCAGGTGAAGGGCTTTTAAGCACCCCCTTTCTGGtgtcttcaaaataataaaaatctgaacTACCTGCCACGACTGCACACCCatcaaactggaaacaaacaaCGAAAGTGCTAGAGCCCgctgtgggcagggctgcagAGAAGCGCACACTTGTTCATCCTGTGGGCCTCGTCAGTGGGTTCTGCTTTCTGGAAGAAAGTTTGATGGGAGCTCTCCAGAGACAGAAGCCACTCCTGGTCCAGACCCAGCATGTCCAGCCTTTGAAATCCAGCCCCAGGAAATAACTTCAAATAAAGGGGAGGATttctgaaaggaaaggaaaaagctgTTTGTACCAAGCTCTATCACGGTGGAATTTGTAActggagaaaagcagaaagaggtGAAGCATCCAACAGGGAAGGTCTGGCCACAGAGAAGATTCAGTGTGCAGACACAGGGCGTCTGGACTGAGACAGACGTGCCATGTGTGGAGACACGTCCGTAAGACAATGTCGGCTCTAAGAAGTGGGTAAAAGCCACCTGTCTCTGTAATTCCAGTGTGATGGAACCTCTC comes from Cynocephalus volans isolate mCynVol1 chromosome 6, mCynVol1.pri, whole genome shotgun sequence and encodes:
- the TEKT4 gene encoding tektin-4 yields the protein MAQTDVLLTKQPAPQTIELCELPPKVYDVARNTGAHTSSGLATAGFRTAKYLVDEWFQSCYARYHQAFADRDRSEQQRHESQQLVAETQALAWRTQQDSTQKVGQRLQDTHYWKSELQRQVDELIAETDLLLAQKQRLECALEATAVPYAIATDNLQCRERRQHPDLVHDHVETELLKEAELIRNIQELLKRTIMQAMNQIRLNREHKQTCEMDWSDKLQAYSIDETCARYHSEDTSVQRHPHSAKLQESASTPETWAKFTQDNLQHAEREHLASVGLRALVDHVLQDTAEDLRLQCDAVNLAFGRRCEELEDARGKLQRHLSQTLREITDQEQNAAALKQAIKDKEAPLRVAQTRLYQRSHRPNVELCRDAAQYRLVSEEEELNMSLTALREKLLEAEQSLHNLEDTRLSLEKDIAVKTNSLFIDRQKCMARRARYPTVLQLAGYQ